In the Terriglobus sp. RCC_193 genome, TGCTGGGCCAGATTGGATGCACCACAATCTCCAGCTTGTTCTGCGCATCCGTGTCCTGGATTACAGGCCAGCCTCTACGGAGATTGTAGCGGCTGACTCCTGGTAAATCGGCATACTACGCATTCGATGGGCGGACGTGGACTTCGAAACTCTTGAGCTGCGTGTGACCCGATCCATCTGGCATCAGAAGATCGGGGATTGTAAGACGGAAGCCTCCGCAAAGCCGGTCCCACTCGACGGCTACATGGCGGAGGACCTGCTCCAGTGGCGGAAGAAGAGTCCCTATCCGATGCAAGAGGATTGGGTCTTCGCCAGCCCGACCATGAAGGGGGAACAACCCTATTGGCCGGACAATCTCATGAAGCGGTATATCAAGCCGGTCGCCAGGGCGAACGGCATCTACAAGAACATCGGCTGGCACACCTTCCGCCACACCTTCAGCACGCTGCTGAAGGCGAACGGGGAAGATGTGAAGACGGTACAGGAGCTTTTACGGCACGCTAACAGCAGGATCACACTGGACGTCTACACGCAGGCAGTGGGTTCCAACAAGCGCGCCGCACAAAGCAAGGTTGTAAGGATGATGATTCCCGGCGTGGGTCAGAAAGCGGGTGAGATCGACCCGCAGAAAGCTCAGGTTGGAGCTTAATGGACCCTTATTGGACCCGGATTTTTTTGTCACTTGAGGAGCCATACAGAACTAAGTTCTTTGTTTTGTATGGCGGGGACGACGGGGCTCGAACCCGCGACCTCTGCCGTGACAGGGCAGCGCTCTAACCAACTGAGCTACGTCCCCAAAGTGCGTTCACACTTTGTTGTTTCTGGGTGCTCGAGGTTTGTTCCTTTTCAGGTCCAGACCGAGCTGCCCAACAACAAGATTGAGTGTATCAGGTTTGATCTTCGTTGACATGCTTTGCCTGAACCTTTTCCTGTGCATTTCTTTTCCATTCGTGAGACAAGTGCGATCTGCCAGCGTTGTTTTCCGATTGCAGCTTGGCTTCCAGTGTCAGGGGGAGCTGTTCTGTGTGCTTGCTGCTGCGGATGCGCTGTGCGTGGTAAATGCCGTCATGTCCCGAGAAGAGATAGCTCAAAATGCAGGCGATGGCGGCGTAGGCACCTGCTTCGGCTCCGAAGAGCTCCATGGCCATCAGCGTGGAAGCCAGCGGCGTGTTCGCAGCGCCTGCGAAGACCGCGACAAAGCCCATGCCGGCAAGCAGGGAAGGTGGCAGAGGGATCACCGAGGAGAGGGCGTTGCCCATGGTGGCGCCGATGAAGAACAGCGGAGTAACTTCGCCACCTTTGAAGCCTGTTCCCAACGTGACAGCGGTTAAAACGAGTTTGGCTGCGAAATCGTAGAACGGCAGATGCGTGTGGAACGCCGCGACGATTGTGGGAACACCGAGTCCCAGATATCTGCCAGTGTGCGCGTAGCCGATGCTGAAGACCGTCGCCGTGATCAGAAGTCCACCAATGACTGGGCGCAGTTCGGAGCGATGGATGAAGCGGCGCATGATGTTGGCGATGGCATGGGTGATGCGCGCGAAGAGCAGGGCGACAAGGCCAAAGAGAACACCCGCGATTGACGCATAGAGGATGGTGCGTACGTTGAGGCTGGGAACTTCTGAGACGGTATACACCGTGTGGCGAATGCCGGGGAGGATGGGGTCCCATGCACGTGTGACCAGATCGCCCACGAACGCGGCGAGGAAGCAGGGGGCGATGGCGTCGTAGCCCATGGCTCCAATGGCGAGCACTTCCATCCCGAAGACGCCGCCTGCGAGGGGGGTCCCGAAGACGGAGCCGAAGCCTGCGCTGACGCCGGTCATCAGCAGGATGCGGCGATTCTGAGGTGACAGACGGAGTGGGCGTGTGAGCTGATCGGCAAGCGATGCACCGGTCTGCACAGCGGTGCCTTCGCGGCCTGCTGAACCGCCGAAGACATGGGTAAGAAACGTACCGATCAGGATGAGTGGCGTCATGCGGAAGGGGATGACGTCTTTGGGATCGTGAATCTGTTCCAGAATGAGGTTGTTGCCGCCTTCAACGGTTTTGCCGAAGTGGCGATACATCAGGCCCATCAACCATCCGACGGGAGCCAGCAGAAGGATCAGCCAGATATGGTTTTCGCGAAGGTTGGTCGCATAAGTGAGCGAGGCGAGCAGAATAGCGGACGCTGTTCCTGCAGCAATGCCGACGCAGCAGGCAAGGGGAATCCAGCGCAGCAGGTGACGCACCATGCTGAAAGGGTCGTTAAAGATT is a window encoding:
- a CDS encoding tyrosine-type recombinase/integrase: MRWADVDFETLELRVTRSIWHQKIGDCKTEASAKPVPLDGYMAEDLLQWRKKSPYPMQEDWVFASPTMKGEQPYWPDNLMKRYIKPVARANGIYKNIGWHTFRHTFSTLLKANGEDVKTVQELLRHANSRITLDVYTQAVGSNKRAAQSKVVRMMIPGVGQKAGEIDPQKAQVGA
- a CDS encoding voltage-gated chloride channel family protein; translation: MTPTTVGGPLPKIDFRQIFNDPFSMVRHLLRWIPLACCVGIAAGTASAILLASLTYATNLRENHIWLILLLAPVGWLMGLMYRHFGKTVEGGNNLILEQIHDPKDVIPFRMTPLILIGTFLTHVFGGSAGREGTAVQTGASLADQLTRPLRLSPQNRRILLMTGVSAGFGSVFGTPLAGGVFGMEVLAIGAMGYDAIAPCFLAAFVGDLVTRAWDPILPGIRHTVYTVSEVPSLNVRTILYASIAGVLFGLVALLFARITHAIANIMRRFIHRSELRPVIGGLLITATVFSIGYAHTGRYLGLGVPTIVAAFHTHLPFYDFAAKLVLTAVTLGTGFKGGEVTPLFFIGATMGNALSSVIPLPPSLLAGMGFVAVFAGAANTPLASTLMAMELFGAEAGAYAAIACILSYLFSGHDGIYHAQRIRSSKHTEQLPLTLEAKLQSENNAGRSHLSHEWKRNAQEKVQAKHVNEDQT